The genomic region GGATGCAAAAGTAGACAATTCTTCGATTGCCTTGGCATAGGAAAGGGTGCCATTTTCTTGATGATGCATGATAGTTCCTTTTTGAGCTAGTAAGCTATATAGCAAACTATTGTAATATGGAATTTCTATTTACGCAATAACTTTTTACCATGTCACAAATTAATGACATTGCTACACATATGTAATGTTATTTTTATATCTAAAAATGGCTTTTATTTGTTGCTATCAGATGTCAGAAGTATATATCTTTTTCACTATAGGTTCGGATTTACATTATTGAAAATACGATAATTTATGTGTTATATATCAATCTATTTCTTTACTATTATTGAAGAAAAGTCCTCTGTAACTTGACTTGGCAATACTTACAGACAGGAGACATGGCAAGAATCTTTTTGCTTTTGCAGAGACCTTTTTTTCGGGATTACCATATTTCAAAAATGAGTTTTTCTTTGAACAAGTTCCGAGGTATCAGTTGATACTTTTTCATAGCGTCAAGAAGGATTACACATACTTACTGTGTGTTGTTACAGCTTGCAATATAGACAACAAGAAGTAAGGATACTGTACTTCATCACAATTGCCTTGTAAGGGAATGCAACGGTTTTCTGAACATCGGTATGGGCCATATGTAAGGCTAAGAGAATATTCAATATCGGGAGGTACATTGGAAACATACGGTGTATTTGCATTGTTGCCATCGCTTGTAGCGCTGTTGCATTTTTTCTTGACGAAAAAAGTCATTGCATCATTGTTCTACGATGTACTTGTGGGAGGTCTGATGATTTACCATGGGAACATCTTTGCTGCGGTAGCTCAGAGCTGGTTGGAATTAGTCTTCCCAGCAGTTGATGGATAAGTGGTAGGCAGAGTACTTCTTGTTCCTGTTTGTCACCGGTGCTATCGGTATCATCAAGGTTTGTGGTGGCTATGTACTGGCAAAGAAACTTGAGAAGTGTATCAATTACAGCAGGAGATCAGAATTTCTTATTGCTATCCTTGGTATACTCATATTTTCAATGAATATGCCAATACTATCATTGTCGGCACGGCAACTAAGTCACTTTCTGATGGAAAGCGCCTACCCTGTGAGAAATTTGCTTACCTGCTTGATTCTACTGCTTCACCGGTATCAGGGCTGTCCCCGATTTCTGACTGGGCTGGATTCCAGACAAACACCATTGCAGTTTCCTTGGCTGGTATCGGTACAGGTGCCTATGCTATCTGGCTGCGTTCCATCCTGTATATGTACTATTACTGATTTACCATTACCTTGGTATGCATCATTGCGCTTACCCAGAGGAACTTTGGCTCGATGTATCTGGCCGAGTACCGTACCAGGACAACTGGCAAGTTGCTTCGTGACGGTGCCGAACCTGCCAGAAATGTCGAAGCCGAAGTAGGTGAGATGAAAACAGAATATCTTTCGATCTAGACCTTCATACTGCCGATTGTCATCTTGATTTTCCTTGCTCTCTTTGACATGTGGTGGACCGGCGGCGGTCCCGAGGCTGAGTCTTTCTCTGCTGCCTTTGGGGATTCCAATACTGCCTGTGCCCTGCTGTGGGGTACCTTTGACATAGTCATCATCGGTATGATCATGCGCCTTGTACTGAAGATCATGAGCTTCAAGGAGATTATGGATACCTTCATGAGCGGAGCCAAGACAATGTTCGTTGCATTCCTGCTGATGGTATTTGCCTGGGCGCTGAAAGCTGCCTGCCTGTGATGCTGTAGAAACTGCAGACTTCTGTATCAAGACCATTTTGCTGTTGGTAGATAATCTTCCTGCTGTTCTTCCTGTTGCCGTCTTCATCGTCTGCATGATTCTGTCTTTCGGACTGGGTACCTCTTGGGGAACGGTGGCAATCATCACACCGATTGCTCTCCCTCTTGCTTTTGCTACTACCGGTGGTCAGCTTAACTGGATTGTCTATGCAACCGTAAGTTCTGTACTCAGCGGTTCGATATTCGGTGATCATTATTCTTTGATATCGGATACAACGATTATCTCTTCTACCTTTGCAGGATCTGATCATATGGACCACGTGACTACACAGATCCCATATGCTGTGTTTGCTGCAGTGATTGCTATCATAGGCTACTTCCTGATGCTTATCGGGTTGCATTGGGCTATTATCCTGCCACTTGATGTCGTAGCTCTGTACTTCGGTACCATCTGGCTCAACAAGAGATCTGCCAAAAAGTATGGGATCCCTGAAATCCGGCAGGATTTCAAGGAATGACAACGTCTTTTACCGTTTGATTGGTGTTTGTTTTGCTATGTGCAGTGGCATCGGAAGAGTCCGGTGCCACTGTTCTTTTTGATGCTATGATTCTTACTTATAAATTGCGGTCGATAGAATAATGGCAAGAACTATTTTGAGTGAAATTCCATAAGTATAAATTTTAGATCTTCCTACTTTGAAAAAAATTAGAATAAAATATTTGTAAGTATTTGATTTTAGATGTATTCTTTTGCTATTATTTTTTAAGTAGGATGGTAATTTTCTTGTAGTAAAAGGAGATGATAGTATGAGATATTGGATTACAACACAGTGGCCTGAATATGACATCAAAGATTCAAGTAGCCATGCTTGTATATGGGTAAGAGAAAATGGTAGAGAAATTATCAAACAAATGGCAATTGGGGATTATGTTTTTATTTATGAGTCTAAGACTGGTCCATGCAGATATTGTAATGGTGAGCAATTTTGCAGTCCGACTGATAAGAATTGTCGGATATGCCGTGCGAAAAAAGGTAAAAAAGGAATAGTCGAATTACGAAGAATATGCTCTGAGGTGCAGAAAAATGATAAGTTCTCATATTTTTCAAATAGAAAGAGTGACAAAGAATTATGGGGTTGGTATCGGGAAACAGATTTGGTTAATCAATTTGGCAAGGCCAGTCCCTCTGTGGAAGTAAATAAAGTGTTGGGCTATAAAAGTGGTTATAACCTTCATGGTTTTGGACAAAACCATTCTGGTATACGTGAGATAAAGAATACTGAATATAAAGAATTGCTAGCTTATGCACATAAAGTGATTTATCAAGAAATTTAGTGTGTCTAGACACCCCTGTATCATCTGTAATTCTCTGTACTGTGGCCCTTTCCTGTAGAGGCAGCACCTGCATAAGCAGTTGCACGGCCTTCCTTTTTACTCTCTTCAGTTGTTGCACGGCCGGAAACGGGTAGCCGTACAGGTTGTTGTCCTTGTGGCAAATTGCCTTTATTTCGTCCTTGAGTGTCTTGTCCCTGTCAGGCTTGTGGCTTGTTTCGGCAAGACAAGGTCAATCATTTGCTGGTATCAGACCTCTTCTGTGCCATGTCATGGAGGATATGTTTTTTTAGCAATTCCTTGGCTTGTTGCTTCTTGTTATCCTTGAGCAACTGCATGAGTGTACCATGTTGTCCTATGTACATGGATAGCTCCTCGTCTGGTTCGTCTTGTTCGATTCTCAGTTGCTGGACCTTTGCGTCCAACCGATTGTAAAGGTCCATCAAGGCATTATTGCCTGTTGTCTTGATCAGTGTCGAATGGAAGAGAGAGTCATATTCAAAGGCTTCTGCACGTTTCCCTGTGGAGAAAGCAAAGAAACAGTCTGCGGCATGCCGTGAAAGTGTGGGGAAGTTCAGTTCCAAGATTTTC from Spirochaetia bacterium harbors:
- a CDS encoding EVE domain-containing protein → MRYWITTQWPEYDIKDSSSHACIWVRENGREIIKQMAIGDYVFIYESKTGPCRYCNGEQFCSPTDKNCRICRAKKGKKGIVELRRICSEVQKNDKFSYFSNRKSDKELWGWYRETDLVNQFGKASPSVEVNKVLGYKSGYNLHGFGQNHSGIREIKNTEYKELLAYAHKVIYQEI
- a CDS encoding GntR family transcriptional regulator, whose translation is MSLIKQTSLADQVYEVLKEKILSKEIKGGEKIQEEELARQFGVSRTPIREAIRRLSEYGLVTLNPRTHAEVNKINDREALDIAKVRIALECFAIDNIDPKILELNFPTLSRHAADCFFAFSTGKRAEAFEYDSLFHSTLIKTTGNNALMDLYNRLDAKVQQLRIEQDEPDEELSMYIGQHGTLMQLLKDNKKQQAKELLKKHILHDMAQKRSDTSK